Below is a window of Amphiprion ocellaris isolate individual 3 ecotype Okinawa chromosome 15, ASM2253959v1, whole genome shotgun sequence DNA.
TGGCCTCTGAGAGAATCTTTTGCTGCAAACAGAGCAGCTGTATGGTTTCTCTCCGGTGTGGTATCTCATGTGTCTCCGCAGGCTGTCTTTACGACCAAACTTTCGGCCACATTCACTGCAGataaacaacttttttccaccttcGTTCACTGAAGTGCTGTGATGTTGCACAGAGTCTTGTTCAGGTTCTCTACTCTGTTTACAGTCGTCATCACTGATCTCAGTCTCAGGTTCAGAGTCTGAAGCTTTGTCTCCAGTGACTGGTTGTAaatgtggttctggttctgattctcCCACAGAGTCTCTATTCTCCTCAGTGTGGCTGTGATGAAGCTGTGAAGACTCAGGTTTCTCTTCATCATCTTCCCTCTTCACAGggacaggagaggagggaaactCAGTGATATCAGTCTCCTGACTGCTCCAcagctcctcctgctcctctttaaTATGAGCGTCCTCCTGGTCCAGACTGGAGCTcctcttctgctgcttctctaCATTCACCACGATCTGCTGGACATCTGATggacacactgaaacacaggaAAATACAAGTATATGTTGAGCCAGTCTCAACAGTGTATGTCAGATGATCAGAAGACAAATTTTTATAACGAGTAAAAGATAATTGCATACTTCTAGAAATGCCAGAAGAACCAAAACTGAGCAGCCATTGACCATTAATTAGCTTTGGCTAACAGGCTACTTACTTTGGGCAGCAGCAGCTAGCTGCAGCTAATGGGTTGTTTGCATTAGCAGTAGCAGCGCCAGTAAGTTGTTTACCTTAGcagcgcagcagcagcagctaactGTAATTCACGGGTTGTTTACATTAGCAGTAGGAGCAGCCAATAAGTTGTTTAccttggcagcagcagcagctaactGTAGCTGACAGGCTATAACTTTTAGCAGCAGCTAACTATAGTTCATTGGTTGTTTACATTAGCAGTAACAACAGCCAATAAGTTGTTTAccttagcagcagcagctaactGTAGCTAATAAGTTGTTTACATtagcagtagcagcagccaAGAAGTTGTTTACTttagaaacagcagctaactgTAGCTAATAGGTTGCTTACATtagcagtagcagcagccaAGAAGTTGTTTACTttagaaacagcagctaactgTAGCTAATAGGTTGCTTACATtagcagtagcagcagccaAGAAGTTGTTTACCTTAGCAGCAGCACCTAACTGTAGCTAACAGGCTGTAAactttagcagcagcagcaccagctaATTGTAGCGAATGGGTTATTTACACTAGCAATAGTAGCAGCCAATAAGTTCTTTACCTTACCAGTGGCTACTAGCAGCGAGAAGGCTGTTCACTTCAGCAGTAGTAGCAGCTAACTGCAGCTAACAGGCTGTGTACTTTAGCAGCGGTAACTAACAACAGCTAACAGGTTATTTACattagcaacagcagcagtcaACAAGTTGTTTACCTTAACAGTAGCAACTAACTGTAGCCAATAGGTTATGTACATTAGCAGTAGCagcagtcaacaggttgtttaccaatagcagcagcagaagctaaCTGTAGCTAATGGGCTATTTACATTAgcaatagcagcagcagctaactGCAGCTAATGGATTGCTTACCTTAGCAGCAGCTACCTGCAACTAACAGGCTGTTTGCTTTAGCTGCAGGAGCTTAGCAGCAGCTAATAGTGTAACTAGAGGATTAGCAGCCGTTAGCTCAGCTGACATGTTTCCCGGCAGCTGGAAGAACCGACCTGCACCGCGCTGCTTCATCTCCGCCgtcagaaacacctccagcagGTCCCGGTGGCGGCGCTCCGTCTCCTCCTCGTACTCCCGGAAGGTTCTCTCCAGGTGTCCCAGGACGTCGTCCACCGCCGCGGTGAGCCGCTGGCTGATAAACGCCTTCAGACCCTGCAGTCCGgacattttcctctcagtctggagggtttggtgtttctgcagctgttaGAAGTTGGAGGTTTGTTTA
It encodes the following:
- the LOC118470947 gene encoding zinc finger protein 32-like, coding for MSGLQGLKAFISQRLTAAVDDVLGHLERTFREYEEETERRHRDLLEVFLTAEMKQRGAVCPSDVQQIVVNVEKQQKRSSSLDQEDAHIKEEQEELWSSQETDITEFPSSPVPVKREDDEEKPESSQLHHSHTEENRDSVGESEPEPHLQPVTGDKASDSEPETEISDDDCKQSREPEQDSVQHHSTSVNEGGKKLFICSECGRKFGRKDSLRRHMRYHTGEKPYSCSVCSKRFSQRPNLIRHMRCHSGEKPFGCSFCETSFAVRSALVNHMRIHTGEKPFSCLYCEKSFTQKGGLKKHMTVHTGEKPYSCPVCEKSFSQKANLTYHFSVHTGQKQFGCSICDKRFTWQSQVKSHKCVGESSS